From the Hydrogenispora ethanolica genome, the window AAACTGATAAAATAGAGATATGGAAAAAATAGATGCCCGTAGACACAGTCCAAAAACTCAATTCGAGATACGCAAACAAGTCATTCGTCTTCGAAAGCAGGCTATCTCCAACAAACTTATCGCCGAAGGACTCGGTATTACCGAAAGAACCGCCAGCAGAATCTGGCAAAGATATCTTGCGGAAGGTGAATCCGCCATAAAGCTTGGTCGTCGGGGCCGTCGAAAGGGAGA encodes:
- a CDS encoding helix-turn-helix domain-containing protein, whose protein sequence is MEKIDARRHSPKTQFEIRKQVIRLRKQAISNKLIAEGLGITERTASRIWQRYLAEGESAIKLGRRGRRKGEQRKLTAEQESEIKKVIIDKTPDQLKLPYALWTREAIQRLIKQQYKL